A section of the Triticum dicoccoides isolate Atlit2015 ecotype Zavitan chromosome 7A, WEW_v2.0, whole genome shotgun sequence genome encodes:
- the LOC119328266 gene encoding acidic endochitinase-like: MANRSSSLLQLLVMVVVAAQFLGSEAGGISIYWGQNGGEGTLAETCATDNYKFVNIAFLAAFGNGQPPVLNLAGHCEPTNGGCTNLSSDIKSCQSRGVKVILSIGGGAGSYYLSSAQDAKNVATYLWNNYLGGKSSSRPLGDAVLDGIDFDIEGGTPLHWDDLARFLKGYSNSGRRVYLTAAPQCPFPDAWVGGALNTGLFDYVWVQFYNNAPCQYTLGSTTNLADAWKQWLTVPAKQIFLGLPASPQAAGSGFIPADDLKSNVLPLIKSTGKYGGIMLWSKYYDDQDGYSSSVKSDV; encoded by the coding sequence ATGGCTAACAGATCATCATCCCTGCTGCAATTGCTGGTCATGGTAGTAGTGGCGGCGCAGTTCCTCGGTTCGGAAGCCGGCGGTATTTCCATCTACTGGGGCCAGAATGGTGGCGAGGGAACGCTTGCGGAGACCTGTGCCACCGACAACTACAAATTTGTCAACATCGCCTTCCTTGCTGCCTTTGGCAATGGCCAGCCACCAGTCCTCAACCTGGCAGGCCACTGTGAACCGACCAACGGCGGCTGCACGAACCTAAGCTCCGACATCAAGTCTTGTCAGAGCCGTGGTGTCAAGGTGATTCTCTCCATCGGTGGCGGGGCCGGCAGCTACTACCTTTCCTCGGCCCAGGACGCCAAAAATGTCGCGACGTACTTGTGGAACAACTACTTGGGAGGTAAGTCATCTTCGCGGCCTCTCGGCGATGCAGTCCTCGACGGCATCGACTTCGACATTGAGGGTGGCACACCCCTACACTGGGACGATCTTGCGAGGTTCCTCAAAGGTTACAGCAACTCCGGCAGGAGAGTATACCTGACTGCCGCGCCACAATGCCCTTTCCCTGATGCATGGGTGGGTGGCgccctcaacaccggcctctttgACTATGTGTGGGTGCAGTTCTACAACAATGCACCCTGCCAGTATACCTTAGGTAGCACTACCAATCTAGCCGATGCGTGGAAGCAGTGGTTGACAGTTCCAGCAAAGCAGATCTTCCTCGGCCTCCCAGCGTCACCTCAGGCTGCCGGCAGCGGGTTCATCCCGGCCGATGATCTGAAGTCAAATGTTCTCCCATTGATCAAGAGCACAGGAAAATATGGAGGGATCATGTTGTGGTCCAAATACTATGATGACCAGGATGGCTATAGCTCTTCGGTGAAGAGTGATGTTTGA